The Geoalkalibacter subterraneus genome contains the following window.
GCCCTTGAGCTGCAGGATGTCGCCGTGTTGCAGCCGGGGGACGACGATGAGCTGTTCAAGCTGGTGGTTTTCGTGCCGAGCGGCCATGAAGAGCAGGTCTCGGATGCGATTTTTCAGGCAGGAGCGGGCAATATCGGTGAGTATGACCAGTGCTCTTTTCGTGCGGAAGGCACGGGGACGTTCCGCCCCGGCGCCGCCGCCAATCCCTTCATCGGGCAGATTGGCCGGCGTGAAACGGTTTCGGAGCTGCGCCTTGAAACCGTTGTGCCGCGCGAATATCTGATACGGGTGCTGCAGAAGATGCTCAAAGCGCATCCCTATGAGGAGCCCGCTTATGACCTGATTCCCCTGCGTAATCGCAGACGCGATGTGGGGCTGGGCAGGATCGGGCGACTTTCTGAAGCGCTTCCCCTTGACGCATTCGCCCGGCAGGTCGCTCAGGGACTGGGAACTGAAAAGGTTCGAGTGGTTGGGGCTGCAGACCGCGCCGTTTCCAGAGTCGCCGTGTGTGGGGGGAGCGGAGCTTCGCTGATCGGTGAAGCCGTGCGCCAGGGCGCTGATGTGCTGGTCACCGGAGACATCAAATATCATGAAGCGCGCCAGTCCCAGGAGAAAGATCTCTGCCTGGTGGATGCCGGCCATTTCGCCAGCGAACGTGTCATGGTGGCGCGTCTGGCACAAGTGCTGCGTGACGAGGCCGACAACCAGGGATGGAATATCGACATTTTGGAAGCACAGGGGGAGAGTGAACCGTTTCGGTTCGTGTAGCTCCCCTTTTTTTATTTGAGGACTCAGAACGGTGTCCGCGGCTGCGGGCGCTTTAAACCCAAGCAACGGGAAGGATCGGAATGGAAGGATCGGACGTTCAGCAACAGTTAAAGGTGCTCAGGGATCTTCAGCGAATCGATACGCATTCCTACGAAGCCAGGCAGCAACGCCAGGAACTCGAAAAAGAGCTGGCTGAGCTGGAGCGCGAGGGCGAGCAGGTCCGCGCCGTGGTGACGGAACTCGGGGATGCGCTGGATGCCCTTGAAAATGAGCGCCGCGAACTTGCGCGGGAGCTGGGACAGGAGCGTGAAAACGTCGTCAAGGCGGAGGAGCGGCTACCGGCCATCAAGACTCAGAAAGAGTATGTCGCTGTTCTCAAAGAGGTCGATACCGCCAAGAAAAACGTTCGCGACCTTGAGCAGCGCATTGCCGGCAAGGATGATGAGATCAATCGCCTGGCGCAGGAAAAGCAGGAGAAGGACGAAGAGCTGGCTGCCCAGGAAGCGAAGGTCTCCGAGCGCAAGGGTGATATCGACGAGCAGTTGCGGCAGATTGACACGGCGTTGTCTTCGAGGGAGGATGAACGCAAGGCGCTGTTTGATCGCCTGCCCAGAATGCTGGGCAAGCGC
Protein-coding sequences here:
- a CDS encoding Nif3-like dinuclear metal center hexameric protein — protein: MAKKPKFPRVQDVVGFMNRFAPPALAESWDNVGLQLGDPAMEVRRLLVALDPEDCVIEEAIAREATLIVSHHPLIFRPLQGVVASEGTGRRLLRAAQAGTAIFCAHTNLDRARGGLNDWLAQALELQDVAVLQPGDDDELFKLVVFVPSGHEEQVSDAIFQAGAGNIGEYDQCSFRAEGTGTFRPGAAANPFIGQIGRRETVSELRLETVVPREYLIRVLQKMLKAHPYEEPAYDLIPLRNRRRDVGLGRIGRLSEALPLDAFARQVAQGLGTEKVRVVGAADRAVSRVAVCGGSGASLIGEAVRQGADVLVTGDIKYHEARQSQEKDLCLVDAGHFASERVMVARLAQVLRDEADNQGWNIDILEAQGESEPFRFV
- a CDS encoding zinc ribbon domain-containing protein, encoding MEGSDVQQQLKVLRDLQRIDTHSYEARQQRQELEKELAELEREGEQVRAVVTELGDALDALENERRELARELGQERENVVKAEERLPAIKTQKEYVAVLKEVDTAKKNVRDLEQRIAGKDDEINRLAQEKQEKDEELAAQEAKVSERKGDIDEQLRQIDTALSSREDERKALFDRLPRMLGKRYQMLVDRRAGLAVVEARDGACLGCNMQLPPQSFNELFRNDEVLTCPHCNRIIYLDPETPGQA